TGGTCGACGCCGGCATGGCGTTCCAGGTGATGACCAATGGTGGTCCGGAACTGGCCGAGCACATTGCCGACGACATGGCCAACACCGCGTGGCGCCTGCGCGACGAGCTGGTACACGGCACCACGGTCTATTCAATGGCCGAAGGCGTGCAGAAGGCCAAGGCGGCGGTGAAGGAGGCGCAGGTGCCGATCGTGTTCGCCGATCACAGCGATCGCACCGGCGCGGCCACCTGGCTGCTCAGGCAGGTCATCGAGCAGAAGATGGGTCACACTTTGTTCGGCACCATCGCCGACGAAGACGTCATCGAGGCACTGCGCAAGCAGGGTGTGAAGCCGGGCGATGCCTTCGACATGGAGATCGGCGGCAAGCTCGATGTCTCTGCCGGCGAGCCGGTGCGCGTGGTCGGTACCGTCAACACCGTCAGTGGCGGGCTGGGGCGGGGCGCCGCCAAATCCCAGCTCTGGGTCAGCGTGAAGTTCGGTGATGGCAATGTGGTCATCATCAGCCCGCATCTGCATCAGAATCGCTGGCCCGAGGAATTCCTGGAGATCGGTATCAACCCGGCGGACTTCGAAGCGATCGCCATCAAGTCGCGCGTGCACTTCCGTCGCGGCTACTACGACAACGGTTATGCCAAGACCATCCTGCTGGTGGAACCCGAGCAGCCGTTCCTCGGAACCGTTCGCCTGGAAGCGCTGGATTACCAGCATCTCAAGCTCGATCACCTCTACCCGTACGGAAAGAACCTCAGCTACCCGTGAGCATGCGCGAACCTTCCGTGACACCGAACAAATCGGGGCGGGCGCCGCCTGCCATGCGGGCGATGCGTAATGGCGGTCGCGTCCGCGCCAGTCTGGGGCCGGGCCGGTGAGTTGGGGCGCTCCATGGTGCTTGCTCGCGCTGATATTGCCGCTGCTCGGTGCCGTGGGCATCGTTCGCCTCATGCGCGCCGCACCGCGGCTGCAATGGCACGCGATCAAGCGGGTGGCGATTGCCGGTCAGCGTCTGCGCGCGGCGCAGTCTCAGCCGCGGCGCCCCGCGTTCATCACCTTGCTCGCGATCACGCTGGCATTGATCGCGGTGGCGAAGCCGCGTTGGGGCGAACAGAACCAGGAATCGTATACCCACACGCGCGAAGTGATGATCGCGCTCGACCTGTCACGGAGCATGTTGACCGAGGATGTCGACCCTTCTCGGCTGGAACAGGCGCGCACGGTGACCGAGTCCCTGCTCGATGCGCTTAAAGGTGAACGGGTCGGGCTGATCGTCTTCGCCGGGACCGCCTTCGTTCAAGTGCCGCTGAGTTCCGACTACCAGATCATCCGTGAATTCCTGCCGCTGCTGGACCCCGATTACCTGCCGCAGGGCGGCTCGGACTACACCGGCATGCTCAATGCGGCCTTGGAAGGTTTTGGCGAAAACGAGGACGCCGATCGCTATTTGATTGTTCTGAGTGACGGCGAAAGCACCACCGAAGGCTGGAACAAGCTGCTCGACAAGCTGACCGAACGCCAGATCCACGTGCTGTCGATGGGCGTCGGTACCGAAGAGGGCGGGTTCATCCCGGACGAATACGGCGGTTATCTTCAGGATGCCGATGGCGGTACGGTCCATTCCACCTTGATGCCGGCGACGTTGCAGACCCTGGCGCGGCGCACCAATGGTCGGTATCTGAACGCCAGCACGCTGGCGGACGTCGAACCCCTGCTTGCCGACACCGTGGAAACCGGACGCAAAGGCCTGTTCGGGGGCGAAGTCAGCGGCACGCAGAAGGAACGCTTCCAGTGGCTGCTGCTGCCCGCAGTGCTGCTGGGGATGCTGGGCCTGGTTCGTGAATTCCGGCAGCGGCCACAGCCGCGCCAGATTCGCTTGCGCGGCGTTGACGCCAAAGCGGCGGCTTCGCGCCTGTCCGCGAGCGTCGCCGTGCTGGCCTGTCTGCTGTCGATGACGGCGCCGCCGGCAGTGCGCGCGCATTTCGATGCGGAAGCCGGTTTCGACGTACGCGAGGAATTCGACAGCAATCCGGTCGACCGCTTGCGCGCCATCGTCAGGCACCTTGGGGAATTCGACTACGACGCCTATGACCTGCGGCTGATGGTGGAGGCGACGATCAAGTACGGGCTGGACGAGCAACGAACCGGATTGCTGCCGGCCGAGGGCGTGATTCGGGATGCGATCGAAGCCACCCGGCACGGTGAGCAGCTCGACTCCTCGATCGCCGATTGGGGGCTCTACCGTTCGCGCCTCACGGCGATGCTCGCGCCACCGGAATCGGAGCAGGCCGAGGCCGAGGCCGACGAGAAGCGCAAGGAGCTGATGGACGAGGAAGACAATCCTCCGGTCGTTACCGGGCAAAGCACGCAGCAGTCCGCAACCGACTCCTTCGGGCAGGGCGCTTCGACGAAAACCGATGCCGCGCTGGGTGATCTGTCGCCGGGCGAAGACCCGGCCATCTCCAGGGGCAAAAAGCCGCCGCTGCCCAAGAGTGTGCGCAAGGCGGCCGCCATGCGTTCCAAGCCGGGAGGCGGTTCGGGGTCCAGCGTCGACCCGATTCTCGAATTCTCGAAGAAGCGAATGAAAGACGTGACGAGCAAGGATTCGCCGGGGCGCCTGCACCAGTTGTTGAGCGACGGGGCTCAGGAACAACGCGACACCAGCCAGAACGATTGGTAATGAGGTCAGGAACCGCAATGAAGTCGATCGTCCGTGTTCGCCACCT
The Banduia mediterranea genome window above contains:
- a CDS encoding VWA domain-containing protein, producing MRAAPRLQWHAIKRVAIAGQRLRAAQSQPRRPAFITLLAITLALIAVAKPRWGEQNQESYTHTREVMIALDLSRSMLTEDVDPSRLEQARTVTESLLDALKGERVGLIVFAGTAFVQVPLSSDYQIIREFLPLLDPDYLPQGGSDYTGMLNAALEGFGENEDADRYLIVLSDGESTTEGWNKLLDKLTERQIHVLSMGVGTEEGGFIPDEYGGYLQDADGGTVHSTLMPATLQTLARRTNGRYLNASTLADVEPLLADTVETGRKGLFGGEVSGTQKERFQWLLLPAVLLGMLGLVREFRQRPQPRQIRLRGVDAKAAASRLSASVAVLACLLSMTAPPAVRAHFDAEAGFDVREEFDSNPVDRLRAIVRHLGEFDYDAYDLRLMVEATIKYGLDEQRTGLLPAEGVIRDAIEATRHGEQLDSSIADWGLYRSRLTAMLAPPESEQAEAEADEKRKELMDEEDNPPVVTGQSTQQSATDSFGQGASTKTDAALGDLSPGEDPAISRGKKPPLPKSVRKAAAMRSKPGGGSGSSVDPILEFSKKRMKDVTSKDSPGRLHQLLSDGAQEQRDTSQNDW